Below is a window of Brachyspira pilosicoli DNA.
GGCATTCAAATAATCTTTTTTACTAAAATACCATTCAGCCCTTTCATAAACAGCATTATAATTTTTATCATTAAGCTCTATAGCTCTGTTTAAAAAAAGCAAAGCATCATAATAAAACTCGCTATCTACCCCCTTTTTAGCTAATGCTATAGCCTTTAAAAAATAAGCATCATCATAAAAAGGAAAATCTTTTATAAGTTCATTAGCCTCATAATCTGCTTTAATTAATATATTTAAATTATAATAGCAAAGTCCCCTCTCAAACCTCGCAAGTTTAGACTCTTCAATATCAACCCTTTCAATAAAATCATCATAATACCCAATAGCCTGATGAAAGTCAGAAGCATTCTCTCCATTGTTTAAATAGCTATTACCAAGTATAAGTAGAGCATCATAAGCTTTTTTGTCTTTCTCAAATAAAACCTGTGCATATTCTCTTTCTTTATCTATATTTCCTATATCTCTATTTAAATACATTAATCCCCTATAGGCATCAATTATATTAGGGTCCATTTCTATAGAATGAAGAAGATCATACTCTATATTTGAATATATTAAAGAAAGATTTGCACTTGAATAATCATACTTATTTTTTTGTAAATCTATAAATCTAAACTTCCCTCTCATATAAAACGCTTTGGCATTATCAGGGTTTTTATATATTAATAGGTTTAATTCTTCTATGGCTCTTTTATAGTCACCATCATTAATATATCTATTAATATCTTCCAAAGAATCCATAAGAATAGTTCCAATTTTTTATAATATCAAAATTATAATATTAAACGAATTATAAATCTATAAAGCATAGTTATTAGAGGAGGTACTACCATTTGAAGTATAAGCAAAAATACAAGAGGAGATAAATCTATAACTCCTATTATAAGCTTATCTCTGAAATTTCCAAAAACTTTATCTATAACCCCATCGGTAATTCTATAAAAGAAATTAACTATAGGATTATAATAATCTAAATGTATAGCACCAAAAGCAGTAAGCCAGCTAATAATAATCCATATAAACCATATAAAAGAGTAAAGCCTTAAAGCCTGCATTATAAGAACATATATAAAATTAATAATCTGTATTAACATAAACCCTCATTGTTATTTGATATTGCTTAAAGCCTCATTAACATCTTTGGCAGTATTTACTATAGTGAGAAATCTTGTAGCTTCAAACAAACTTGTTAATTTGCTGCTCAAAGAACAAAAATAAACTTTTCCGCCATTTTCTCCAGATACTCTTAAAGTGGAAGCTATTAATCCCAAAGCAGAAGAACACATATAATCTATATTATGAAAATCAAACACAAAATTTAATATACCTGCATCTTTTATATAATTAAGTTTTTCTTCTAATATATCAACATTTTCAGATATGATATTTTTTTCTATATTAATAATAGCAGTCTTCCCATCTATAACAGTACTAACCATACTTATTACTCCTTATATACATTTTTTAATTTTATTATATATAATGAAAAAATCAATATTATAGTTTTATATAGTCTAAATAAAATTATTTATCCCATTCAATTAATATAGGGCAATGGTCGCTTCCAAGAACATCAGTTAAAATATCAGCTCTTTTAATATTATTTGATATTTCATTATTAACAAAGAAATAATCTATTCTCCAACCTACGTTTTTTTCTCTGGAACGAGTTTT
It encodes the following:
- a CDS encoding STAS domain-containing protein; amino-acid sequence: MVSTVIDGKTAIINIEKNIISENVDILEEKLNYIKDAGILNFVFDFHNIDYMCSSALGLIASTLRVSGENGGKVYFCSLSSKLTSLFEATRFLTIVNTAKDVNEALSNIK
- a CDS encoding YggT family protein encodes the protein MLIQIINFIYVLIMQALRLYSFIWFIWIIISWLTAFGAIHLDYYNPIVNFFYRITDGVIDKVFGNFRDKLIIGVIDLSPLVFLLILQMVVPPLITMLYRFIIRLIL